One Spinacia oleracea cultivar Varoflay chromosome 4, BTI_SOV_V1, whole genome shotgun sequence DNA segment encodes these proteins:
- the LOC110783235 gene encoding hydroxyproline O-arabinosyltransferase NOD3 produces MKNVMSVRKTVNRGSLFLYVAITIGFCFATYCALLLSAHDRARVDPVIKMPEERKRAGFQNPKKLFHVAVTATDTPYSKWQCRIMYYWYKKVKDLPGSGMGGFTRVLHSGRADNLMEEIPSFVVDPLPDGIDRGYVVLNRPWAFVQWLERATIEEEYVLMGEPDHIFLKPLPNLAYGKYPAAYPFFYIQPAQNEKIIRKFYPKGSISNVDPIGNSPVIITKSQLKKIAPTWLNISLQIKNDPEADRTFGWVQEMYAYAIASALHGVKHILHKNFMVQPPWDLDIGSKTYIIHFTYGCDYTMKGNLTYGKIGEWRFDKRLYLNGPPPKNLTLPPPGVPETVVRLVKMVNEATANIPGWETL; encoded by the exons ATGAAGAATGTTATGAGTGTGAGGAAAACTGTAAACAGGGGATCTCTGTTTTTGTATGTGGCAATAACAATCGGGTTTTGTTTTGCCACTTATTGTGCATTATTATTGAGTGCTCATGATCGGGCCCGGGTTGACCCGGTTATTAAGATGCCCGAGGAACGGAAACGGGCCGGGTTCCAAAACCCGAAGAAGTTGTTCCATGTAGCAGTAACGGCTACTGATACACCATATAGCAAATGGCAATGTAGAATAATGTACTATTGGTACAAGAAGGTTAAGGATTTGCCCGGGTCCGGTATGGGTGGGTTTACTCGGGTTTTGCATTCGGGCCGGGCCGATAATTTGATGGAGGAAATCCCTTCTTTTGTGGTGGATCCTTTACCCGATGGAATTGACCGG ggATATGTTGTGCTAAATAGACCTTGGGCATTTGTGCAATGGTTGGAAAGAGCAACAATTGAGGAAGA ATATGTGTTGATGGGTGAACCGGACCATATATTCCTAAAACCCTTACCAAACTTAGCATACGGTAAATACCCGGCCGCATATCCATTTTTCTATATCCAACCCGCCCAAAATGAGAAGATCATAAGGAAGTTTTATCCGAAAGGCTCAATATCGAATGTGGATCCAATCGGAAATTCCCCTGTCATAATCACAAAG TCTCAACTGAAGAAAATCGCGCCTACTTGGTTGAATATATCCTTGCAAATAAAGAATGATCCAGAAGCAGACCGCACCTTTGGCTGGGTGCAAGAAAT GTACGCGTACGCCATAGCTTCAGCATTACATGGTGTGAAGCATATTCTTCACAAAAATTTCATGGTTCAACCTCCATGGGACTTGGATATTGGTAGTAAAACTTACATCATACATTTTACCTATGGTTGTGATTATACCATGAAGGGAAACCTTACTTATGGAAAGATTGGTGAATGGCGTTTTGACAAGAGATTGTATCTTAATGGCCCTCCACCGAAAAATCTTACACTGCCTCCTCCTGGAGTTCCTGAGACTGTG GTAAGACTAGTAAAGATGGTGAATGAAGCTACGGCCAATATTCCTGGTTGGGAAACTCTTTAA